agatctgaactcgtcacttgaggacgagtttggttatccgcccgcaacaaaatatatcttgcgcattcaagtacttttctgttgtgacttttccaaaaagtagccTCTTCAAATTTAAAACTGTcctttcagtgtaataaccaaacaaatctttttatttaattgttttcccgtgatgagattcgaacccggtacctctgataccaaagtcggttgcactacacatcgagccatatgagcacctgctgaagaaaatccgaagaaagagtcctcgttcattcggtatgtcgtgaatcCCCTTGATGCAAGTTGgttattacatatcaaacttaaatcataaattttactatgatgaaatcttcacacattttaaacagtgacatattagcaaagtgcatactttcaagttttatatattaacatgtaaagaaaaaagataaacgttatgtttattgttttgctctttgaatatgttattgtttgtttgatgataacaatttttaaaattaaatttaatatgcaaataatgtagcaatcaaacactttttaacattcaacactataataaatcagacctacaATTCATAgactgtaataaaataaaataaaaaatgggggtaaccttgcattctgatgaactgtatcaCTTTAAAAAGTAGACAttttttgcaacattttcacaatttgttgacgttttcgtgcgcaaccagtcatgtttaacgtgctcgtagaacgccatttcaagttgaaaagtgaatacgataacgtaaaattgttaacctaagtttgaaaaacacaatttatgtaAAAGAAAAGCTTACACgcgttccctgcgccgtgcgcgcgtaaaaatgtgcgcaccagtggcaatttttaaacccttaaaatgacctgaaacgtgctctaatttaatcagaaattgatttgaagcattttaaaatttcaaacgccgtttacgcacgcactttctaatgttacaaaattCGGTAGGGataaaaaagttaacaattaatgtaaagcaaacgtggctgaaaatgacgttaaaaaatatttatctgtttcaaagttatgatcaatttaagattttcagaaaatcgcgcgtaacttacgatACGCGCCtctgacagcgtccaaaagtttggctgcacatcttcagttaaatgtctatatgttgaccaagttacaacatgttatgttcaCGCGTTGCAGAGAAACAGTGTGTACAAATttggagcattttaaaatttcaaacgcaatttacgcgCAAACTTTCTAGTGTCCAAAAATGTTCTAAAGATtgaaaaagttagccattgatgtgaagaaaacgtggctgcaagttacgttaaaaaatatttatcggtttcgaagttatgatcaatttaagattttcagaaaatcgcgcgtaacttacgctacgcggctctgacagcgtccaaaagcttggctgcacatcttcaaTTAAATGTCTAAAGGtttaccaagttacaacatgttatgttaacacgttgcaGAGAAACGTCGCGTACAAAAGTggcggaaagaaagaagaataataaaaaaaaaaaaaaagaaacactacaattccaagggcttatccgcttgaggcggataaccaataactaaataaataaagaaataaataaagattttgacagaatcaagaggttatatgcatatcatgcatataacctaattaagGATTACCAATAGCAACTTTAATAACTGTCTTCAGATCAGGTACCGGTAGGTTGTAATTTCGTGAACCAGCTCACTGGAGTAACCCTCGTTACAAATATTACCAGCTCTTTTTTCATCAATAGACCATAATTTTATATGATCATACTGTACACACTATTGTTGATGTGGTTAGGCatacaaaagaaaaaacattgCCACTACATGAGGTATGACGGACACTTTCCGGATGATGAGTAGGCTGACCTAGTGAATTTCATAACTTCAAAAaccaaattgttttttaattgtctGTGTAGACATACTTGGTATAGGCATCTGACAGGGATcccatacatttttttataagcaGGAAGACTGaaagaatattatttttgttgaatagtgTTAAAGGCTGAATTTAAAACGACGAGAGCAAACACAAACtacataattatgttattgttagtaCTAACTAATATTCTTCTAATAATATATCTTTTATACCAGAATCAGTACAATGCCTTAATTAATAAAGGCAACTTTATTTCAAGAACAGTACTTACCTACAAATCATAGAAttacgcaaaaaaaaaaaaactttcagCATCTTCAAAGAATTGAATTAATTAGTTAATCAGTATACTACCTGCGTGGTTCATCGAGGAGATACTCCTTCAAAATAtcaaagtatatatatatagtttataaCAAGAATAGTATATAACGCACGCGTACGCacgcgtacgcgcgcttaaaattatcaaaatttattttaaatgaaattagacgtttcaggcaatttcaGTGCGCAGTTTTTCCACGCGGCGCGTTGAACCTTAAtatgcactctttttgcccgatttctgttttacaacctgaatgttatacattttttaagcacATGACCCGACTCCATACACAACATACTTTATGGGAACAGGTTCAGATAGAATTCAGTTAGGAGTTGTAACTCAGATGAGAGATCTTGGTGTTTTAGTtgataataaattgaattttcaTGATCATATCGTTGAAGTTGTTAAAAAGGCTAACTCTAGACTTGGTTTAATTAAGAGAACCTTTGAATATTTAGACAGTCATTTAGTGTCTATCCTTTATAAATCAATGGTTAGACCGATTTTAGAATATTCTAGTACGGCTTGTCTTCCTCAGTTTGTTGGTGATTCTATTCTCTTAGAAAAAGTTCAGCAAAGAGCCACAAAACTTGCTGTGGAAATTAAAACTCAACCATATAGTGACCGAATGAAATTTATGAAACTGCCATCATTAGCATTTCGAAGAAAGAGGTATTGCTGCTTACAGATTTTTAGAATGATACAAAAGTATGATAATGTTAATCCGGGTGTCTTTTTTTGAATTAGCACCATCTACTGTAACTAGAGgccacaattttaaaattaaaaaagttcatAGTAAATCGAAACACAgacagaaattcttttcaatatctgCAGTAAATGATTGGAATAGTTTGCCATATCATATAGTAAATGCATcctctataaataattttaaaacccaTCTTGAAACACACTGAAAAACCCACAACCTAAAGTTGGAGCCATATAACCAAGATGTTCAAAGAGGGACTCACAAACCTTAACAGGTTTATAGTCTAAAGGTCAAGGTAAATCAAggtaaatctatatataaatttacgtaagggcaaaattcggtaaatcgcgccttacttctagaatttttactcgatggtatataaagttggttcgtactttcggtactgattttaaccacctgatgtaaccctgtttactaattaaaccgtggtatacactgtctaatggatgtccatcttgaaaaatacccgccacaaaaatgggaggaggcttcgcattttcctatctcctcctacgataattgtttttaatagctgaaaaccggttgaacagctataGTACACACTGATATTGAtggaagatatatatttcttaatttaatgataaatgaaaaggaattggacattataaatatttatgctCCTAATGAAAGCAAAAATAGAAGTGCATTCTTTAGGACCATACACAAATGTTACAATGACTTTGATGGAGGGAAGGGTAATTCTATCATTCTAGGTGGAGATCTGAATTGCATCATGAATAGTGACATTGACCAAAAAGGTAGCGCAAATAGGTCTGATAAATCTGTTTTTACGATTAAAAACctaatgaaaaatttaaatttaaatgatatttggagatccaaaaacatgaataagcGACAATTTACGTGGCGTAAgagatttaacaacattttccgTAGGCTGGATTACTGGTTAATATCAGAAGATCTCTTTTCAAATGGAGATGTTTTAGCCTGTGACATTCGTCCAGCTATTCTCACAGATCACCAGGCGGTATCAATTAAAATAGATTTGCATGAAAAAAAACGCGGTCCTGGTTTATGGATGTTCAACAATAGCTTTCTGAAAgatgaaacatttacaaaattagtaattaaaataattgatgtttcaatactaaaaaataatagagaaCCTGTAAGTGCAAGTTTGTTATGGGagcttgtaaaaacaaaaataaaagaattttcaattgcatacggaaaacaaaaaaataaaaaccagaataaaaagaaagaaaaattacaaaaacaaataaaaaacttaaatgaaaaaattatgaatactcaaaattgtgatataaccattgaaaataaaattgaaaacaaaaaaatagagcttgaaaacatttataatgtagAAGCAAAAGGCGCGCAAATTAGGTCCAGAGTAAAATGGATAGAGGAAGGCGAGCGGAATACAAAATACTTTCTTGGGTTAGAAAGatccaaaagtaaaaagaaacacataaaaagtttaattactaAAGATGGGAGCTTAGCAACGAGcccaattgatattttaaaggaacaaatacaacatttcgaAGGTTTAtacgcaaaaaatgttataaaccctggaaaaaataataaatacctttgtaattctattataaacaagctttcagaaatagaaaaagaaaattgtgaaggttacgtcactattgatgaatgtaaaaaggccatttcaatgatggaaaaaaataaaacacctggATCGGATGGTCTAAGTGTTGAATTGAATTCTTGCACATGTATTAAGTAACAGActtaaaatggttattaaatcaatagtaagttcggaccaaaaaggttatataaaaggccgtttcgctggtgaaaacattcggttaatagaagacctgctttattatacagactgtaatgatatcgaaggggcaataattaccgtagattttaagaaggcttttgactctattagtagattttatgttcaatgttctagaaaagtttaactttggaatgttcttttgtaactgggtaaaagtattatacaataacgttgaatgtgtcacagttaacaatggttgggtttcaaacaattttaaaatggaaagaggtattagacaaggttgtcctctatctgctctgttattcattttagtggttgaagtaatggcatctttgtatgttggtaatgacaaaagtattaagtcactaaataaaaaaaaaaccaatgctttttggattggtaaatggaagaacagaatagatagacctttagaattaaattgggtaaaacacccgatcaaaattttaggcatatatgtagggtataatacagaagaatgtaccagaaaaaactgggatgttaaattaatagagctagaaaagactttaaaacaatggaatgctagaaatctctcaatttttggtagaataataatcctgaaaagtcttgcactatctaaattaacatatgctgcaaatatcactgatgttccaaaatatgtatatacacaagttacaaatctaatatataattttatttggaacaataaaagggaaaagataaaaagaaaaactctaattggtgatgttgagatgggaggcattaaaatgcctgattttactcttcatgttaacgcactcatgtgtggctggttaaaaagaattatgaatgatgacggtgctaaatggaaaaatattccaatgtattatatttaaaaaatatgtgatgttaatgttttacttaatatgtcatgttataacattattgatgttaattctgataaaattccactgttttacaaaaatatgataaaagcctacataaattataacagaatctctaaaaaaaaacctgaaacttataacgatataatgaatgatcaactgtggggaaaccactacgttacactaaaaaaaaaaacgcttttctacaagcattggattgacagtggcattatcagtattaaagacattgttaataagaacacttttttaacatcaaacgaaatactggtgaaactacaatgtaaaacaaactggttaaatgagtatttgtgcattattaaggcaataccaattcaatggaaacgtattattaaggaggtagatattttcaattgtgatgataatgatgaattagttgggaccaagtatgagattaatactaccaaactaatatactcatggtttgtgaaagaatatttcattattccaatgtcacaactaaaatgggaagagtacttcaatgataacaacattgattggaaaacttcttggttacggaaagtatgtaaaatgaaagataagaaactagcacaattcaattataagatgttacatagaatactgcctaccaacaaacggctgtatcagtggaaagttaaggaaacacaaacgtgtgacaaatgtggagaaattgaaaatgaaaatcatttgttttttagttgtagatttattcagaaatattggaggaaaatgcttagtatctttgtaagtttaaatcacaataatatatcatttaaacaattaatactaggaacgggagataagctaatagattatatttacacttttgcagcatttactatttatagaataaaaatgttatctgcactaaataagccagtgggtaaatctttatggaattcatttaaaagcaatatgttatataacattgaatgtgaaacatataacaataaagaaacaagtatagaaaaatgggtagctttaagaaataagattatgataatataatttctaatttgatacgattaaccgaaaaggaattacagtgatacgggttacgggtggtactgagctattattgtttttttttatcatgtatataaatatattgtataatccgggttgtaaaatgaaaacaaacaaatgaaaatgtgtgaactattttaaaacgggatagatgataatgatgatcctgtcaagtgtataacaaaatataagaaaattaatgaaaaaaaggagtaatacagaattcatatatgtaaaaatgttacttatgaactgtaacgacatttacaagttaaataatacgattttatgtaatatgagataatatgaatgtgaataaaagtggtgtttgcgccacaaaagagaaaaaaaaaaagctatagtacaccatcataatgttgaagacaggccgattttctttaaaaaatactattttgatagatttaatatacgattatacaaatctattgatttgcgatgaatggaacatcccaatctctcagtctgccagagtttggtttaacaaaagtactgtaggtaaatttatgagccttttgtttaacacatacggtaggtaaatataggccctttgagaataaacttgcgagattgtggataggctccactgttagatatataaacacattattatatacaaataaactttatactgacagttctttctcaacgtttgtattaattaataattaccaaatataaacgtcgtagtggtgtatcgtgacatggtactttaatatttcaatcgattatgacagtgacagttttaactaaactaaataaagaatgttctctaatataattaggaatctcttgccatacacggggaaaattagtgtacaatgaatatttaaaagaaataatatataaataaataaaattaaaaaagtattaaatcgcaaatgttttactgtatttagaggtatattatttataggcctataaaacatgaaaaaaatatttcgttactgagtggataaagaatatatttaaaaattgttcctctttgtacctatccgctttcccatccctcaacctaatgttacatacaaaacacaaattgggtttctttaaatgagtccaaatcaaaaacttggactcattttgtgataagtttctccttcggaagtaattcccagggtgctaattttagttgactacataaatcatcgtgtctatttattcgtttctgtaaacgacaatgtattagtcctgcggtacgtacatttgaaatcgccagttttgttacgctgaaattactgtgtattcgagaaccatctagtatatataaatttacgtaagggcaaaaatcggtaaatcgcgcgttatttctaaaatgtttactcgatggtatataaagttggtttatgcttttggtactgattttaaccacctgatgtaaccctgtttactaattaaattgagttcgataattagttattgacgattaaaacgaatttaggttcaacgatttgccccaaataggggtgttttccgatcgtggtatacactgtctaatggatgtcaatttgaaaaatacccgcatacaataatacgaggacacttcgcattttcctatctcctcctacgataattgtttttaatagctgaaaaccggttgaaaagttcgagtacagcatcataatgttgaagacaggccgattttccttaaaaaatgctattttgatacagTTAATATaggtttatacaaatgtattgatttgcgatgattggaacatcccaatctctcagtctgccagagtttggtgagtaggtaaatttatgagcccttggtttaacacatacggtaggtaaatatatgggccctttgagaataaacttgcaatactttgacaatactgtaaatacctattaactattgttggtcctcatttgaatcgaacatttcttactgtgaatgttcgtactgtaagatgtaatataaaaatatatacaaataaactttattactgagattgtggataggctctactgttagatatataaacacattattatatacaaataaactttatactgacagttctttctcaacgtttgtattaattaataattaccaaaaatgtAAACGTCgaagtggtgtatcgtgacatgtactttaatatttcaatcaattatgacagtgacagttttaacaaagtattaaatcgcaaatgttttactgtatttagaggtatattatttatattataggcctataaaacatgaaaaaaatatttcgttactgagtggataaagaatatatttaaaaattgttcctctttgtacctatccgctttcccatccctcaaccctaatgttacatacaaaacacaaattgggtttctttaaatgagtccaaatcaaaaatgtggactcattttgtgataagtttctccttcggaagtaattcccagggtgctaattttagttgactacataaatcatcgtgtctaatttattcgtttctgtaaacgacaatatattatagtcctgcggtacgtagcctacatttgaaatcgccagttttgttacgctgaaattactgtgtattcgagaaccatctgtgggcacgacctagatggtacgctagatggtacgtaagggcaaaaatcggtaaatcgcgcgttatttctaaaatgtttactcgatggtatataaagttggtttatgcttttggtactgattttaaccacctgatgtaattATTGTTGTAGAAGTGGGTATAGCGCCCGCTGTTGAGCGTAGTTTGTTCAGAATGAATAACGGCCAAAAAGATGTTTTGTTGTActattcttttatttattattttctaaaatgataacacaacaaattaatttcatatagtTACAAATTTCACATTAAATGCATTTTCCATATTAGGTATAATTATGTAAGTCTAATATTTGTTGATTAAGTTAATACGCTTAAAGTTAATTTTCATCAACAAAATAATAgttataattaaatgtattcAATGAATAATCGGGAGTTGTTTAATATGGTATAAAAAATGTCTGCTCCACATAAATAAGGTATTAAAAGGTACTCGGATTCTATAGTTAATCTGCTTCTAATataattctatattttatagaatatatataattttattttacattatggaATATCGCTTTCTATTGgttaaattacagaaaaattaaccaatagaatttaattttacaaaatgttcttCAATGCAGAATGCAAATTTGTTATATGAACTTTGACCAAACAGCGTGTGTATAATCGACGCCATTTTGACAAATTGTGATTTACGTAGTTGTGTTTTTAAAACGCGTTTTACAATCTAAATTTATCGTCTCGAGGCGCTAAACCGaaataaacagaaaaataaaagagaaagacaAATACAGGAATTCATTTgaatttatattgtaaaatgtggtaagtattaggcctattattattattttatatttatcacCCACGTCCAGAGGGTGTGTGACCGAAACGGCCGCCGACTGTTTATACATACCGAATTACACCTTTCATTGTAAGAAtcttatatatacatataaataaacGTTAAATGTTCAACTAACAAAAAATATGTTGTTGAGGACGACTTTATTAACATTTGAATGCTCTGCTTTATTTTAACCTCTTTAACATACATTTCAGCACAACCCTTCTTCGAATCAGTGTAACCACAATAGGTAGGCCTAAgcctaatattttatatattttagttGACTACTGACTgtcaaatataggcctaactgttAAAATAAGTTGTCTCATCATGCGAGTGCGTtacaaatgttattatttatttctttataatgtTTGATTTGGTTTATAGTAAAACTATGATAACATTAATACACAtgctaacattttaattaaaagtaTTAATCATTAGGATTATTTTTGGCCACTTCGGAGGTCATATCTTTCAGTTATTGTACAGTAGTTATAAGATGATTATGGGGTAAACAAAGATGAGTTAAAATGATTATATCTAGCCTATGTTGGAATTCATTAGAGATggtaatattttttacatttcagTTATATATACTGTGGTTGGCAACTTATTGATGAACTTCTGCCAATATGAAGATGTTATTCTAGATTGTAGTCGCAATCTGTCAGTAATCTCTGTCATATGGTTTGTAGAAGGCAAACCAGTTTCGGCATTTACGTTAAAGACATTAGGCCTACAGCACAGAAACAAATATGAATCAAAATACAGAATACAGTCGGACAATTCCTTGAAAATTCTGAACATTTCTAAAACGACAGAATGCACATGTTCAGTAATTACCACAACTAATATCTTAGAAAATGTTGAATGGACAACAAGAGAATATGGCAAGTACATGGTTTTGATTTCTTCGTTTCATTTAGGCCTCCAATTCCCAGCAGGAGCATGGAGCTGTGAAACGTGAAGCAGAGTACAATAAGATGTTAAAAAGCAGCTAGTTCCCTtagcaatattaataatataatcattttatttatattttaagaaatatattttaagaATTCCAAGTGCAGTCATGAAGTTACAGTAAGGATGAACATATCAGTAgattattggttttttttaaaactatcaATCGaagtattgatttttttttggcaTTTGAAATGGAACTAAAATGGggtaaatacaataaaaacaaaaacaaaaatggtgtaattatatttaatactgGATAATCTTTAAATTGTAGGTAAACCAATATTATCCGCTATGCATGGATGCAATAAGACATGCTTTGTACCAGGAAACACCACTCAGTTATCATGCAGTGTCAGCAACCTTGCCCATGAAAGAGATGTACATATCAGCTGGACATCAACATATGTTGattatgaaaattatattgAGAAAATCACATACGAAGAAGGTTTATTTACATCAACCATTTACGCCAAAGAAGGAACAGAGCTAGTTTTTGGAAATCATACTACTACGTGTGTGCTTTCTGGTAAAGCCACGTGCGGCCACAGTCAATCAATTTTGTACAAAGCCGATGAAGGTATGTTGTCTTT
This region of Antedon mediterranea chromosome 8, ecAntMedi1.1, whole genome shotgun sequence genomic DNA includes:
- the LOC140057580 gene encoding uncharacterized protein B0403.1-like, with protein sequence MGTGSDRIQLGVVTQMRDLGVLVDNKLNFHDHIVEVVKKANSRLGLIKRTFEYLDSHLVSILYKSMVRPILEYSSTACLPQFVGDSILLEKVQQRATKLAVEIKTQPYSDRMKFMKLPSLAFRRKRYCCLQIFRMIQKYDNVNPGVFF
- the LOC140056791 gene encoding uncharacterized protein isoform X2, translated to MCTTLLRISVTTIVIYTVVGNLLMNFCQYEDVILDCSRNLSVISVIWFVEGKPVSAFTLKTLGLQHRNKYESKYRIQSDNSLKILNISKTTECTCSVITTTNILENVEWTTREYGKPILSAMHGCNKTCFVPGNTTQLSCSVSNLAHERDVHISWTSTYVDYENYIEKITYEEGLFTSTIYAKEGTELVFGNHTTTCVLSGKATCGHSQSILYKADEDCFLIT
- the LOC140056791 gene encoding uncharacterized protein isoform X1, with product MCTTLLRISVTTIVIYTVVGNLLMNFCQYEDVILDCSRNLSVISVIWFVEGKPVSAFTLKTLGLQHRNKYESKYRIQSDNSLKILNISKTTECTCSVITTTNILENVEWTTREYGKPILSAMHGCNKTCFVPGNTTQLSCSVSNLAHERDVHISWTSTYVDYENYIEKITYEEGLFTSTIYAKEGTELVFGNHTTTCVLSGKATCGHSQSILYKADEGLPLENNGQSHTYHKMLPLIWICLMIAF